In a single window of the Bacteroidota bacterium genome:
- a CDS encoding class I SAM-dependent methyltransferase yields MSSCCVQATDQFFDKKYALRDLRKYRRKGPGGTTRLLVDALRQHKLTDTTLLDVGGGIGMITHEVLAVGGKAATIVDMSSASLALAKEEAVRLGTEARLKLIHGDVVQQADAVPVVDVVALDRVVCCYPAPIELLDAVLGKCTNLFAISYPRPHAYARFAFWFGNKIWRLSGHSFQTFVHSEAVLQQQIRNNGFEEISSQHTLMWQTSLYQRVKMA; encoded by the coding sequence ATGTCCAGTTGTTGCGTGCAAGCTACAGACCAGTTCTTCGACAAGAAATATGCCCTGCGCGACCTCAGGAAATATCGCAGGAAAGGCCCCGGTGGGACCACGAGACTGCTTGTTGATGCACTCCGCCAGCATAAGCTGACAGATACGACGCTGCTTGATGTTGGTGGCGGTATCGGCATGATCACGCACGAAGTGCTAGCCGTAGGCGGCAAGGCTGCAACCATTGTGGACATGTCTTCAGCTTCTCTGGCGCTTGCAAAAGAGGAGGCCGTGCGACTGGGGACGGAAGCCCGTCTGAAGTTAATTCACGGAGATGTGGTACAGCAAGCTGATGCGGTGCCTGTTGTCGATGTCGTTGCGCTGGATCGGGTAGTCTGTTGCTATCCTGCGCCTATTGAATTGCTGGATGCAGTGTTGGGGAAGTGCACAAACTTGTTTGCCATCAGCTATCCGAGGCCGCATGCTTATGCCCGCTTCGCGTTCTGGTTCGGCAACAAAATTTGGCGACTGTCGGGGCACAGTTTTCAAACGTTTGTGCATAGCGAAGCTGTACTGCAGCAACAAATCCGTAACAATGGGTTTGAGGAAATAAGCAGTCAGCATACACTGATGTGGCAAACATCGCTATATCAACGCGTGAAAATGGCATAA
- a CDS encoding YbjQ family protein — translation MMIVTTPTIHGRKITLTHGLVRGNTIRARHLGNDIGAVFKNMIGGEIRTYAKLLEESREEALSRMMEDAERLGANAVVSVRIATSVVMGGAAEMLAYGTAVTMEEE, via the coding sequence ATGATGATAGTAACTACACCTACCATTCATGGGAGAAAAATTACGCTTACACACGGATTGGTACGAGGCAATACGATTCGGGCGCGTCACCTGGGGAACGATATCGGCGCAGTGTTCAAAAATATGATTGGTGGTGAAATCCGCACGTATGCCAAACTGCTCGAAGAAAGCCGAGAAGAAGCCCTATCGCGGATGATGGAAGACGCTGAACGACTCGGCGCAAACGCAGTTGTGTCTGTTCGCATTGCAACATCAGTAGTGATGGGTGGTGCAGCTGAAATGCTTGCTTATGGAACGGCTGTTACTATGGAGGAGGAGTGA
- a CDS encoding aldehyde dehydrogenase family protein has protein sequence MDNILQNLGIDKDSNGVSTGQKSWKGSGRAVAVHSPVDGKTIGTVNLASAEDYARVKKAAHAAFKVWRKMPAPQRGEIVRQYGDKLRQHKQSLGSLVSYEMGKSLQEGLGEVQEMIDICDFAVGLSRQLYGLQMHSERPNHRMFEQWHPLGIVGIISAFNFPVAVWSWNTALAWVCGNVCLWKPSEKTPFSAIACQKIFAEVLKENDLPEGISSVVVGDREVGELMSNDPEIPLVSATGSTRMGKSVSEAVSKRLGKMILELGGNNAIIVTENADLKQAIQAIVFGAVGTAGQRCTTTRRLIIHESRYDELKNGLVNAYEQIRIGDPLDQNNHMGPLIDTDAVDAYNASIKAARSQGGNVLNGDAVLDGAGFESGCYVKPTIVEATPDMAIVKHETFAPILYLLKYNTIQEAIDIQNNVPQGLSSSIFTLNMREAEAFLSVAGSDCGIANVNIGTSGAEIGGAFGGEKETGGGRESGSDAWKAYMRRQTCTVNYGADLPLAQGISFDF, from the coding sequence ATGGATAACATTCTTCAGAACCTGGGCATAGACAAAGACAGCAACGGCGTAAGCACTGGACAGAAAAGTTGGAAGGGTAGCGGACGCGCAGTAGCAGTTCACTCCCCGGTAGATGGCAAGACGATTGGGACCGTCAATCTGGCCAGCGCAGAGGATTATGCGCGTGTTAAAAAAGCAGCGCATGCAGCATTCAAGGTCTGGCGTAAAATGCCGGCGCCGCAGCGTGGAGAAATTGTGCGGCAGTATGGCGACAAGCTTCGCCAGCACAAACAAAGCCTGGGCTCGCTCGTCAGCTACGAAATGGGCAAGAGCTTGCAGGAAGGCCTCGGGGAAGTGCAGGAGATGATCGATATTTGTGATTTTGCCGTTGGCCTTTCGCGCCAGCTGTATGGCCTGCAGATGCACTCTGAGCGTCCAAACCATCGCATGTTTGAGCAGTGGCACCCGCTGGGCATTGTTGGAATCATTTCTGCGTTCAATTTCCCTGTGGCCGTTTGGTCGTGGAATACGGCTTTGGCCTGGGTTTGTGGCAACGTGTGCCTGTGGAAGCCGTCTGAGAAAACACCGTTCTCAGCTATCGCCTGCCAGAAGATTTTTGCAGAGGTGCTCAAAGAAAACGATCTGCCAGAGGGTATTTCAAGCGTAGTTGTTGGGGATCGCGAAGTGGGTGAGCTGATGTCTAACGACCCTGAGATTCCACTGGTCTCAGCAACGGGCTCTACTCGGATGGGTAAATCGGTATCAGAAGCCGTGTCCAAGCGTCTTGGTAAGATGATTCTCGAACTTGGTGGTAACAATGCAATCATCGTAACTGAAAATGCCGATCTCAAACAGGCCATCCAGGCGATTGTCTTTGGTGCGGTAGGTACAGCCGGCCAGCGCTGCACAACGACGCGCCGGCTCATCATCCATGAAAGCCGGTACGATGAGCTCAAAAACGGTCTGGTTAACGCCTATGAGCAAATCCGCATTGGTGACCCGCTCGACCAGAACAACCACATGGGGCCCCTTATTGACACGGATGCCGTAGACGCATATAACGCATCAATCAAAGCAGCGCGTAGCCAGGGTGGCAATGTACTTAATGGTGATGCGGTGCTGGACGGAGCCGGCTTTGAGTCGGGCTGTTACGTGAAGCCAACGATCGTGGAAGCAACCCCGGACATGGCGATTGTCAAACACGAAACGTTTGCGCCAATCCTGTATTTGCTGAAGTACAACACGATTCAGGAAGCCATTGATATCCAGAACAATGTGCCGCAGGGACTTTCTTCGTCTATCTTCACGCTCAACATGAGAGAAGCTGAAGCATTCCTTTCAGTTGCCGGCTCAGATTGTGGCATTGCCAACGTCAACATCGGTACATCCGGTGCTGAAATTGGTGGAGCATTTGGCGGCGAGAAAGAAACAGGCGGCGGCCGCGAAAGTGGTTCTGACGCCTGGAAAGCTTACATGCGCCGGCAGACCTGTACGGTCAACTATGGCGCTGACTTGCCCCTTGCGCAGGGAATCTCATTTGATTTCTAA
- a CDS encoding polysaccharide lyase, giving the protein MKPAPRRIALLLTVVGLSLMHLTTSLLHAQEFSATLNNHPLGNYTESLMESDFSSVQLLNNLGNRFNIVSGTEALDGNSLRVEYLAGETGASNSGGQFFAFLPAQEEYFLEYYIKFGDNFDFQMGGKLPGLSGGESNSGGNKPTGDGWSARYMWRENGNMVVYLYHMDQPTSYGEDFELNRSVQRGTWHRLTQRVKVNTGNNNDGELQVWFDGELVLLRTDIRFRNNNQAPVDHFFFSTFHGGNTPDWEPDNDGFVYYDNIRIGTNPDDFVPDGNGGLLTQVDKPSNGAVFESPATIAVEASAFSIGGEVTDIQVFANGTLIGDTANPPAAFNWTGVTPGTYTLTAEATNSLGETQTSTPVQIAVNDIDPVKGANLALNKEVSVSAEQEGNRGSGAVDGSADPDDRWSASGFPQSITIDLGATRDINLAEVIPYQDRAYQYTVAVSTDNNAFETVVDRSSNTQGGSLLSDAFTKTPARYVRLNVTGASGYTGPWISIIEFRVFNTDGSSETPLLGDISLDGQISALDASMILQHAVGLIQLEQEALDNADVSGNGEASTFDASLVLQYVVDLITCFPAEQGCAE; this is encoded by the coding sequence ATGAAGCCAGCCCCCAGACGCATCGCACTATTGCTCACCGTTGTGGGACTCAGTTTGATGCATTTGACTACATCTTTATTACACGCACAGGAATTTTCTGCGACGCTGAACAACCATCCGCTTGGTAATTACACCGAATCGCTGATGGAATCCGATTTTTCCAGCGTGCAGTTGCTCAACAATCTTGGTAACCGGTTTAACATTGTTTCTGGCACTGAGGCGCTGGATGGAAATTCATTGCGTGTTGAATACCTCGCCGGCGAAACTGGCGCATCCAACAGTGGCGGCCAGTTCTTTGCCTTTTTGCCGGCGCAAGAAGAGTACTTCCTGGAGTACTACATCAAATTCGGCGACAACTTCGACTTCCAAATGGGCGGTAAGCTGCCCGGCCTCAGTGGCGGCGAAAGCAATTCGGGCGGCAACAAACCCACAGGCGACGGATGGAGTGCGCGCTATATGTGGCGCGAAAACGGCAATATGGTGGTATACCTCTACCACATGGACCAGCCCACCTCGTACGGCGAAGACTTTGAGCTCAACCGCAGCGTACAGCGCGGCACCTGGCACCGGCTCACGCAGCGTGTGAAGGTGAATACAGGCAACAACAACGACGGCGAGCTCCAGGTGTGGTTTGACGGAGAACTCGTTTTACTGCGCACCGACATCCGTTTCCGTAACAACAACCAGGCACCGGTCGACCATTTCTTCTTCTCGACCTTCCATGGCGGCAACACGCCTGACTGGGAGCCCGACAACGATGGGTTTGTCTATTACGACAACATTCGAATTGGCACCAATCCGGATGACTTTGTACCCGATGGTAATGGCGGGCTGCTTACGCAGGTTGACAAACCTTCAAACGGGGCTGTGTTTGAGTCGCCGGCTACGATTGCTGTTGAAGCCTCAGCCTTCTCCATTGGCGGAGAAGTCACAGACATTCAGGTGTTTGCCAACGGCACCCTTATCGGTGACACTGCAAATCCACCAGCTGCGTTTAACTGGACCGGTGTAACTCCCGGCACCTATACCCTTACTGCTGAAGCCACAAATTCGCTAGGCGAGACGCAAACATCTACGCCTGTTCAGATTGCAGTTAATGACATCGACCCGGTTAAAGGGGCCAATCTGGCGCTCAACAAAGAAGTTTCTGTGTCCGCAGAACAAGAAGGCAACCGGGGCAGCGGCGCTGTTGACGGGAGTGCTGATCCGGATGACCGCTGGTCTGCGTCTGGTTTCCCTCAGTCGATAACGATAGACCTTGGTGCAACCCGAGATATCAATTTGGCTGAAGTGATTCCTTACCAGGACCGCGCCTATCAATATACAGTCGCCGTCTCAACGGACAACAACGCATTCGAAACAGTAGTAGATCGCTCTTCGAATACGCAAGGCGGATCGCTCTTGTCAGATGCATTCACCAAGACGCCGGCGCGTTACGTCCGGCTAAACGTCACAGGCGCGTCTGGATACACGGGCCCATGGATCAGCATTATCGAATTCCGCGTGTTTAACACGGATGGCAGCTCAGAGACGCCACTGCTGGGCGACATATCGCTCGACGGACAAATCTCGGCGCTTGATGCCTCGATGATCCTCCAGCACGCTGTTGGCCTTATTCAGCTAGAACAGGAAGCGCTCGACAACGCAGACGTGTCAGGCAACGGCGAAGCCTCTACCTTCGACGCCAGCCTGGTGCTGCAGTATGTGGTGGATTTGATTACCTGCTTCCCAGCCGAGCAAGGCTGCGCAGAATAA
- the gltX gene encoding glutamate--tRNA ligase → MDQIDVRVRFAPSPTGLLHIGGLRTALYNYLFARKVGGTFVVRIEDTDRQRYVAEAEQDMLDSLAWASLDYDEGPKVGGDYGPYYQSHRKAHYRHYVDLLLAEGHAYYAFDSKEELDEMRSRLATPENPSPKYDALARQSMKNSFTMDQAAVQAAIEKGNPYVVRLRVPDDEQIQFDDLVRGTVSFASAQVDDQILLKSDGMPTYHLANVVDDHLMGITHIIRGEEWLPSTPKHMLLYKAFGWEPPQTAHLPLILSPTGGKLSKRNAEKMGIPVSVRQYQEAGYEPEAVVNFLAMLGWNPGTEQELFTVEELVAAFSADRIGSSGVQFNLDKLKWYNEQYLRGFSLEELQHRVRPSLAAADIEVDNDALAAILGLMQERMSFASDLVTEVRYFFDDPSSYNEKALKKRWKEDTPALLQAYMARIESADFTAEALETNLKAVAEEHEAGLGKLMAPLRIALSGVAGGPSLYDMMVILGKETCMRRLQKALDTL, encoded by the coding sequence ATGGATCAAATAGATGTGCGTGTGCGGTTTGCCCCCAGTCCAACCGGACTGCTGCATATTGGCGGATTGCGTACGGCCCTTTATAACTACTTGTTTGCCCGCAAAGTGGGCGGGACGTTTGTTGTACGGATTGAAGATACCGACCGGCAGCGCTACGTTGCGGAAGCTGAGCAGGATATGCTCGACAGCCTTGCCTGGGCCAGCCTGGATTATGATGAAGGCCCCAAGGTTGGTGGCGATTATGGACCCTATTACCAGTCGCACCGCAAAGCGCACTATCGCCACTACGTTGATTTATTGCTGGCAGAAGGGCACGCGTATTACGCGTTCGATTCTAAAGAAGAACTCGATGAGATGCGCAGCCGGCTGGCTACGCCTGAAAACCCCTCGCCCAAATATGATGCCCTGGCGCGGCAGTCTATGAAGAACTCTTTCACCATGGACCAGGCTGCCGTACAGGCCGCTATTGAAAAAGGGAACCCCTACGTTGTGCGCCTCCGTGTGCCTGATGATGAGCAGATCCAATTTGATGATCTCGTCCGTGGCACCGTAAGCTTTGCATCGGCTCAGGTCGACGATCAGATCCTTTTGAAATCAGATGGCATGCCAACCTACCACCTTGCCAATGTTGTGGATGACCACCTTATGGGGATCACGCACATCATCCGCGGTGAAGAATGGTTGCCGTCAACCCCGAAGCACATGCTGTTGTACAAAGCATTTGGGTGGGAGCCACCGCAAACGGCCCATTTGCCTTTGATTCTCAGTCCTACTGGTGGCAAGCTATCCAAGCGGAATGCCGAGAAAATGGGTATTCCGGTTAGTGTGCGTCAGTATCAGGAAGCCGGCTATGAGCCAGAAGCTGTCGTAAACTTCCTGGCTATGCTGGGCTGGAATCCGGGTACAGAGCAAGAATTGTTTACAGTTGAAGAACTTGTTGCTGCTTTCTCTGCGGATCGTATAGGCAGCAGTGGGGTGCAGTTTAACCTCGACAAGCTGAAATGGTACAATGAGCAGTATTTGCGCGGCTTTTCACTAGAAGAGCTGCAACATCGCGTTCGGCCTTCGCTTGCTGCGGCCGATATAGAGGTTGACAACGATGCGCTGGCTGCTATCCTCGGCCTTATGCAGGAACGGATGTCCTTTGCGAGTGACCTCGTGACAGAAGTCCGTTATTTCTTTGACGATCCATCGTCGTATAACGAGAAGGCGCTCAAGAAACGTTGGAAAGAAGATACGCCGGCGCTACTCCAGGCCTACATGGCGCGCATTGAATCGGCTGATTTTACTGCTGAAGCACTGGAGACGAATCTGAAAGCGGTTGCCGAAGAACATGAAGCTGGCCTGGGTAAACTCATGGCACCGCTACGGATTGCCCTCTCCGGCGTAGCCGGCGGCCCGAGTCTGTACGACATGATGGTCATTCTCGGTAAAGAGACCTGCATGCGCCGGCTTCAGAAAGCGCTGGATACGCTTTAG
- a CDS encoding anti-sigma factor translates to MSNPLNKSLAHNEDVSKDTAIEALHAFLDGELSVADQSDLFAHLAVCGDCRQELEGVMKFRRMSRTENLTVPPSLDAAMFKRLRKHKTMMTRIDRADDRRPLWNAKTAISLRTTVVTAMFLFLAGLFVPADTFETYPPSQTPVYQVEGQVTGTDELIQFSDMDVLPGTNYVYVFYPGIDVEALSADVRRPTIP, encoded by the coding sequence ATGAGTAATCCTTTAAATAAATCGTTGGCCCACAATGAGGATGTCTCAAAAGACACCGCCATTGAGGCGCTACATGCTTTCCTAGATGGTGAGTTGTCTGTAGCAGATCAGTCTGATCTGTTTGCACATCTCGCTGTTTGCGGCGATTGCCGGCAGGAATTGGAAGGGGTTATGAAATTTCGGCGGATGAGCCGGACGGAGAACCTCACGGTGCCTCCTTCGCTCGACGCAGCCATGTTCAAACGGCTGCGCAAACACAAAACGATGATGACGCGCATCGACCGCGCAGATGATCGCCGGCCTTTGTGGAACGCCAAAACAGCCATTTCCCTACGCACAACTGTGGTTACTGCCATGTTTTTGTTTCTGGCAGGTCTGTTTGTACCAGCTGATACCTTTGAAACGTACCCACCAAGCCAAACGCCTGTTTATCAGGTTGAAGGCCAGGTTACCGGTACCGACGAACTGATTCAGTTTTCAGACATGGATGTGCTCCCCGGCACCAACTACGTATATGTCTTTTACCCGGGCATCGACGTAGAGGCGCTTTCTGCTGATGTTCGCCGACCCACTATTCCATAG